Below is a window of Geomonas oryzisoli DNA.
TGGCCCTTATGAGGTAACGGAGGCGGCTCGTTGATGATGGCCCAGAAGGCGCCGACCTCCTTCACTGCTGTGATGAACTCCGAAAAGTTCACCGGCTTTACCACGTATGCGTTGACTCCCAAACGGTAGCTGTCCACGACATCCCTCTCCTCCCGTGACGAGGTCAGAACCACTACCGGTATGCATTTGAGCTTATCATCCCCTTTAAGGATGCTGAGCACCTCCAGACCGTCCACTTTCGGCAGTTT
It encodes the following:
- a CDS encoding response regulator, whose product is MLKLKRILLVEDNANDAELTLEALAEHNLANGVDVVRDGAEALDYLYRRGSYAGEAPLNLAVILLDLKLPKVDGLEVLSILKGDDKLKCIPVVVLTSSREERDVVDSYRLGVNAYVVKPVNFSEFITAVKEVGAFWAIINEPPPLPHKGHNQ